The Chitinophaga sp. H8 genome contains a region encoding:
- a CDS encoding RagB/SusD family nutrient uptake outer membrane protein: MKCYTYFFLAMLIAVTSCSKNFLDKSPDEDITIEAAFEKRTYAEAFLTDIYAGLPLGIYFTDMGEPNPFIIASDEMNVPWPEKFSKLMNKGSWNAYNVNGQIWKNMYEGIRKANIFLKHIPITPIDNEFTTAIRDHWIGEALFLRAYYHYNLVRIYGGVPIMDYAAGIADDFTQYKRAPLDSCINFILRECDRVITLLPMTLESDRLLGRPTAAAALALKARLLLQRASPIWNGNSDYAAFTDKEGTKLFPETHDAQKWTLAAAAAKECIDKCEAAGYELFKKYTDPVKNYQQLFIENNNSEVLFARNCGRDGWMEKCAFPGSLGGWNGWNPTQAQVDAYEMDNGLAPITGYTADGSPIINTASGYQEAGFATDAMAGRWMAGVRNMYVHRDPRFYASINFNGAFFIDRQLQFWQTGADGRGNAGRDYNTTGYLVKKFLDPTSVIAQGKFSLKTWIFFRLGEMYLNYAEALNEAAGPVADVYKYVNAIRTRAGMPELPTGLNATQMRARIRQERRIELSYESHRFFDCHRWKTAAQTDNAEVYGMNVSAGNSLQDEAYYKRTLIEKRVFNAPTHYLFPIPQGEIDRSPNLIQNPGW; the protein is encoded by the coding sequence ATGAAGTGTTATACTTACTTTTTCTTAGCTATGTTGATAGCAGTCACGTCTTGCTCAAAAAACTTCCTGGATAAATCTCCCGATGAAGATATCACAATAGAAGCTGCATTTGAGAAAAGAACCTATGCAGAAGCATTTTTAACAGATATCTATGCCGGATTACCGCTTGGGATCTATTTTACGGATATGGGTGAGCCTAATCCTTTTATTATTGCTTCAGATGAAATGAATGTGCCCTGGCCGGAGAAGTTCTCCAAGCTGATGAATAAAGGCTCCTGGAATGCTTACAATGTGAATGGTCAGATATGGAAAAATATGTATGAAGGGATCAGAAAAGCCAATATTTTCCTGAAGCACATTCCAATTACGCCCATTGATAATGAGTTTACTACAGCAATAAGAGATCATTGGATTGGGGAAGCTCTTTTTCTGCGGGCTTATTATCATTACAATTTAGTACGAATCTACGGGGGGGTACCTATTATGGATTATGCAGCGGGTATAGCCGATGATTTTACGCAATACAAAAGAGCACCATTGGATAGCTGTATCAATTTTATTCTGAGAGAATGCGACCGGGTAATTACTTTATTACCTATGACATTGGAGAGCGACCGCTTGTTGGGCCGTCCTACAGCTGCAGCTGCACTTGCTTTAAAAGCCAGGCTGTTGCTGCAACGGGCCAGCCCTATCTGGAACGGGAATAGTGATTATGCTGCTTTTACAGATAAAGAGGGCACAAAGCTTTTTCCTGAAACACATGATGCACAAAAATGGACGCTTGCAGCGGCTGCTGCCAAAGAGTGTATTGATAAATGTGAGGCTGCAGGGTATGAACTCTTTAAAAAGTATACAGATCCCGTAAAAAATTACCAGCAGTTATTTATTGAAAATAATAATTCAGAGGTCTTGTTTGCCAGGAATTGTGGCCGGGACGGCTGGATGGAGAAATGTGCATTTCCGGGAAGCCTGGGTGGTTGGAACGGGTGGAACCCTACACAGGCACAGGTGGATGCTTATGAGATGGATAATGGCCTGGCGCCGATTACAGGTTATACCGCTGATGGATCGCCCATTATTAACACAGCCTCCGGTTATCAGGAAGCCGGTTTTGCAACGGATGCAATGGCGGGGCGCTGGATGGCAGGTGTAAGAAATATGTATGTGCACCGGGATCCCAGATTCTATGCTTCTATTAATTTTAATGGTGCCTTTTTTATCGACCGCCAATTACAATTCTGGCAAACGGGCGCTGATGGCAGGGGAAATGCTGGCCGTGATTATAATACTACCGGTTACCTGGTGAAGAAATTTCTGGATCCTACTTCTGTAATCGCCCAAGGTAAGTTTTCGCTTAAAACCTGGATCTTTTTCCGGCTGGGTGAAATGTACCTTAACTATGCAGAAGCACTGAATGAAGCTGCTGGTCCGGTAGCGGATGTATATAAGTATGTAAATGCTATCCGCACACGGGCAGGAATGCCGGAGTTACCTACCGGGTTGAATGCTACTCAGATGAGGGCGCGTATCAGACAGGAGCGCAGAATAGAATTGTCTTATGAATCGCATCGTTTCTTCGATTGCCACCGCTGGAAAACAGCCGCGCAAACAGATAATGCAGAAGTGTATGGTATGAATGTGAGTGCTGGTAACAGCCTGCAGGATGAAGCGTATTACAAACGTACGCTTATTGAAAAACGGGTGTTCAATGCACCTACACACTATTTGTTTCCAATTCCACAAGGAGAAATCGACAGATCACCTAATCTGATTCAAAATCCAGGCTGGTAA
- a CDS encoding SusC/RagA family TonB-linked outer membrane protein — MRTAKDLLRCCQPRIILLWGCLFAFTTPIVKAQVIDDVPATKKTATENEKFIVTGTVLADDGTKLPNVSIAVKADNAKAFTDPDGVFQLRVAANAILVLSHVGFTTKEVPVNGQKILNITLAPVLDKLSEVVVVGFGKQKKISVTGAVSSITTKEISKVATPSISNAIAGKLPGIITRQASGEPGYDAAQVYIRGLATFGSNAPLVLIDGVERNMNQINAQEIESFTILKDASATAVYGVRGANGVILINTKRGALGKPNITFRSEVASLEALRLPEYINGGEFASLMNEARLNNNRTPRWSEEELQKFYDGSDPYLYPNSNWTDAVLKRKTWQTINNLSVTGGSDIIKYYTNVGYTVQDGLYQQDPGNKYNTNAKIKRYNFRSNVDINLSKSLTMQLGLGGIIQNGNYPGAASGTIFGMMKTISPIAYPVRNPDGTPGGASTYVGGNPWALTTQSGYTTNDLSTLQGTFGARWDLSSLVTEGLSIRGLFAYDRNASTTNPRSKAFLVKRYLGKDGDGKDMYSAPYREEQPMAYGVSASSDRMIYTEMQLNYEKYINKHTVTGMFLYNQRDKVFLTAGTSLLNLPYRNRGIAGRVTYGYDNRYLAEVNFGYNGSENFPKGKRFGFFPAFSAGWVVSNEAFWNVDVISNLKLRGSTGLVGNDNIGDYRFLFMSTIRTGGQSYYFGADQQLYPGMEENQTGNPDVTWERARKSNIGLDIGFWNDKVTLQVDMFREHRKGILLQQRTVPDITGFFPWSIPNGNLGVVRNKGLDALLEVKNNLKSGFFYNFRGNFTFARNEVIEDATALPRYPYLNSRGQRLGQEVTFISDGLFQSEKDILTSPKQMFSEPRVGDIKYKDINGDGLIDSYDRLPVGHPRLPEMTFGFGGTLGYKNFDVSIYFTGAANSSIYIGGQSMFAFYDGIGVNNVIREYYDNRYTPSNPNARYPAIDEGNNPNNYMLSDFWMRNGNYLRLRNVEIGYNLPALVTERLKLKSLRFFVNGMNLYTWDHLKFMDPESDNGTGGYPLQRSLNVGLQVDFK; from the coding sequence ATGAGAACAGCAAAAGATCTGTTACGGTGCTGCCAGCCCAGGATCATACTTCTATGGGGGTGCCTGTTTGCTTTCACTACTCCCATTGTAAAGGCGCAGGTAATTGATGATGTCCCTGCCACAAAAAAGACGGCAACAGAGAACGAAAAATTCATTGTAACCGGTACAGTATTGGCCGATGATGGCACTAAGCTGCCTAATGTAAGTATTGCAGTAAAAGCAGATAATGCGAAAGCGTTTACAGATCCGGATGGAGTGTTTCAATTAAGGGTTGCGGCTAATGCCATACTGGTCCTCTCTCACGTTGGGTTTACTACAAAGGAAGTGCCCGTTAATGGCCAGAAAATCCTCAATATTACACTTGCTCCCGTGTTGGATAAATTAAGTGAAGTGGTGGTGGTAGGTTTTGGAAAACAAAAGAAAATCTCCGTGACAGGTGCGGTATCCAGCATCACTACCAAAGAAATTTCAAAAGTGGCGACCCCTTCCATTTCAAATGCGATCGCGGGTAAGTTGCCAGGTATTATTACCCGGCAGGCGAGTGGAGAGCCCGGATATGATGCCGCTCAGGTATATATACGCGGACTGGCCACTTTTGGCAGCAATGCTCCCTTAGTATTGATTGATGGGGTAGAGCGTAATATGAATCAGATTAACGCACAGGAAATTGAAAGCTTTACCATTTTAAAAGATGCTTCTGCTACTGCAGTATATGGTGTAAGGGGAGCGAATGGGGTAATCCTCATTAATACAAAACGTGGTGCCCTGGGAAAGCCTAATATCACCTTCAGATCTGAGGTGGCATCCCTGGAAGCCCTGCGCTTACCCGAATATATCAACGGAGGTGAATTTGCAAGTTTGATGAATGAGGCCCGTCTTAATAATAACCGGACCCCACGCTGGAGTGAAGAGGAACTGCAAAAATTTTATGATGGCTCAGATCCTTATCTGTATCCCAACTCCAATTGGACAGACGCCGTTTTAAAAAGAAAAACCTGGCAAACCATTAATAACCTTAGTGTTACAGGGGGCAGCGATATTATAAAATATTATACCAACGTGGGTTATACGGTACAGGATGGTTTATACCAACAGGATCCTGGTAATAAGTATAATACCAATGCTAAAATCAAGCGGTACAATTTCAGAAGCAATGTTGATATCAACCTCTCTAAGAGCCTGACTATGCAATTAGGACTGGGAGGAATTATCCAAAATGGTAATTATCCTGGTGCTGCGTCCGGTACCATCTTTGGTATGATGAAAACAATATCACCTATTGCATATCCGGTGCGCAACCCGGATGGTACTCCCGGTGGTGCATCTACTTATGTAGGGGGGAATCCCTGGGCATTGACTACGCAGTCGGGGTATACGACCAATGACCTGAGTACATTGCAAGGTACTTTTGGTGCACGCTGGGATCTGTCCAGCCTTGTAACTGAAGGGCTTTCTATAAGAGGGCTGTTTGCCTACGACCGCAATGCAAGCACTACCAACCCACGTAGCAAGGCATTCCTCGTAAAAAGATATCTCGGTAAAGATGGGGACGGTAAAGATATGTATAGTGCTCCTTACCGCGAAGAGCAACCTATGGCATATGGGGTAAGTGCTTCCAGCGACCGCATGATATATACAGAAATGCAACTGAACTACGAAAAATATATCAACAAACATACTGTTACGGGTATGTTCCTGTATAACCAGCGGGATAAGGTCTTTCTTACTGCTGGTACCTCTCTGTTGAATTTGCCTTATCGTAACCGCGGTATTGCGGGAAGGGTTACTTATGGATATGATAACCGTTATCTCGCAGAAGTAAATTTCGGATATAATGGGTCAGAGAACTTTCCCAAGGGAAAACGCTTTGGTTTCTTTCCTGCGTTTTCTGCCGGATGGGTGGTGTCTAATGAGGCTTTCTGGAATGTGGACGTAATAAGCAATTTAAAACTGCGGGGATCTACAGGATTGGTAGGAAATGACAATATCGGTGATTACCGCTTTCTGTTTATGAGTACTATCCGTACAGGTGGTCAGTCTTATTATTTTGGTGCTGATCAGCAACTGTACCCCGGCATGGAAGAAAACCAGACAGGGAATCCGGATGTTACCTGGGAACGGGCACGTAAAAGTAATATTGGGTTGGATATTGGTTTCTGGAATGATAAAGTAACCCTGCAGGTGGATATGTTCAGGGAGCATCGGAAAGGAATCTTATTACAACAAAGAACAGTCCCTGATATTACCGGCTTCTTCCCATGGTCTATTCCTAATGGCAATCTGGGAGTTGTACGTAATAAAGGGTTAGATGCATTACTGGAAGTGAAGAATAATTTAAAAAGCGGCTTTTTCTACAACTTCAGGGGCAACTTCACTTTTGCCCGGAATGAGGTGATAGAAGATGCTACCGCACTACCACGTTATCCATATCTGAACTCAAGAGGTCAGCGTTTGGGACAGGAAGTTACTTTTATCTCTGACGGACTTTTTCAGAGTGAAAAAGATATTCTTACCAGCCCTAAGCAAATGTTTTCCGAGCCCAGGGTAGGAGACATAAAGTATAAGGATATTAATGGAGATGGTTTGATCGATTCCTACGACAGGCTGCCCGTAGGGCATCCACGTTTGCCTGAAATGACATTTGGTTTTGGAGGTACCCTGGGATACAAGAATTTTGATGTAAGTATCTACTTCACAGGAGCCGCAAACAGCAGTATCTATATTGGCGGACAATCCATGTTTGCATTTTATGATGGCATAGGTGTGAACAATGTAATACGGGAGTATTATGATAACCGTTATACACCATCGAATCCTAATGCCCGGTATCCCGCCATTGATGAGGGAAATAACCCTAATAACTACATGCTTTCTGATTTTTGGATGAGGAACGGGAATTACCTGAGGTTGCGCAATGTTGAAATAGGATATAACCTCCCCGCCTTAGTTACAGAGCGTTTGAAACTGAAATCCCTGCGGTTTTTTGTGAATGGGATGAACCTGTATACCTGGGATCATCTCAAGTTTATGGACCCTGAATCGGATAATGGTACTGGTGGGTATCCTTTGCAGCGCTCCTTAAACGTGGGCCTGCAGGTAGACTTTAAATGA
- a CDS encoding DeoR/GlpR family DNA-binding transcription regulator encodes MIKEERHKQIMREINLHNKVLSADLSRLLDVSEDTIRRDFKELIDAGKILKVHGGAISPSFHFPHNMQSEVYALEAKQTIAEKAKKLLKKDITVLIEGGTTIIQLAKAIPKDLRATFFTLSPQVAITLADHEKLDVITIGGKLGKNANILTGASVINQLAEIKVDLCIIGANGLSLADGLTDSDWEIVQVIKAMIRSSQKVAVLSIAEKLNTAQRIKVCDTHALNYLITELPPTDPSLAAYRSNNFELL; translated from the coding sequence ATGATTAAGGAGGAAAGACATAAGCAGATCATGCGGGAAATTAACCTGCACAACAAGGTCTTATCTGCCGACCTGAGCAGATTACTGGACGTATCCGAGGATACTATCAGAAGGGATTTTAAAGAATTGATTGATGCCGGAAAGATCCTGAAAGTACACGGGGGAGCCATTTCCCCGTCATTCCACTTCCCCCATAATATGCAAAGCGAAGTGTATGCACTGGAAGCCAAACAGACGATTGCAGAAAAAGCCAAGAAGCTTTTAAAGAAGGATATTACCGTACTGATTGAAGGAGGTACTACCATTATCCAGCTGGCCAAAGCTATTCCCAAAGACCTGCGGGCTACCTTCTTTACCCTGAGCCCCCAGGTAGCCATTACCCTGGCTGATCACGAGAAACTGGATGTGATCACCATCGGAGGCAAACTGGGTAAAAATGCCAATATTCTGACCGGCGCAAGTGTTATTAACCAACTAGCGGAAATAAAGGTTGATCTCTGTATAATCGGTGCTAATGGCCTGTCTCTGGCAGATGGACTTACAGATTCCGACTGGGAAATTGTACAGGTAATAAAAGCGATGATTCGCTCTTCCCAAAAGGTAGCAGTGCTGAGTATTGCCGAAAAGCTGAATACCGCACAGCGGATCAAAGTATGCGACACCCACGCATTAAATTATCTGATTACAGAATTACCCCCTACTGACCCCTCACTGGCGGCTTACAGATCTAATAATTTCGAACTGCTCTGA
- a CDS encoding N-acetylglucosamine kinase, which produces MILIADSGSTKTDWCLMATDQPLRYFTTEGYNPYFVDADYITTSVRNNLPADIDLRQIDTVYFYGAGCQDDNPEIMLNLLRNVFPFAKNIHAEVDLLAAARGLLGTQPGFAAILGTGTNTCLYNGTHITQNIDSLGFLLGDEGSGAAIGKNVLSDFLRQKMPAAVLQTFVATYGLSAGAVMHQVYSTPMPNRYCAGFAKFLTLPDMDTNYANNIVRNAFESFFQQLVTAYPQYTQYRFNCVGSVGFHFREILTAVAASFGMKTGRITCSLIEDLVQYHRTHELPVK; this is translated from the coding sequence ATGATATTAATAGCAGACAGTGGTTCAACCAAGACCGACTGGTGCCTGATGGCAACTGATCAGCCACTCCGTTACTTCACCACAGAAGGATATAATCCCTATTTTGTTGATGCAGATTATATTACTACCTCTGTCAGAAATAACCTTCCTGCCGATATAGACCTGCGGCAAATTGACACCGTTTATTTCTATGGAGCGGGATGCCAGGATGATAATCCGGAAATCATGCTCAACCTGCTTCGCAATGTCTTTCCCTTTGCAAAAAATATACATGCTGAAGTGGATCTGCTGGCTGCTGCGCGGGGTCTGCTCGGTACACAGCCGGGATTTGCCGCAATCCTGGGTACAGGCACCAATACCTGCTTATATAATGGTACACATATCACCCAAAATATTGACTCCTTAGGTTTCCTGCTGGGGGACGAAGGGAGTGGTGCAGCTATTGGGAAAAATGTACTGAGCGATTTTCTCCGCCAGAAAATGCCGGCAGCAGTATTGCAAACATTTGTGGCCACCTATGGCCTGAGTGCCGGAGCAGTAATGCACCAGGTTTATTCCACTCCAATGCCTAACCGCTACTGTGCTGGATTCGCCAAATTCCTGACCCTGCCGGATATGGATACCAACTATGCAAACAACATCGTCAGAAACGCCTTTGAATCCTTTTTCCAGCAACTGGTTACTGCCTACCCTCAGTATACCCAATACCGTTTTAACTGCGTTGGATCAGTTGGTTTCCATTTCAGGGAAATATTAACCGCTGTAGCTGCTTCTTTTGGGATGAAAACCGGTCGTATTACCTGCTCACTGATAGAGGACCTCGTTCAATACCATCGTACACACGAATTACCTGTAAAATAA
- a CDS encoding LacI family DNA-binding transcriptional regulator gives MKVKHHEQPPGVKEIARRANVSIATVDRVIHNRPGVSTKTRDNIERIIRELNYQPNILARRLASRSVLKLISLIPKTSVETDFWEAPLAGIMQAAEEIRQFGVSIEKYFFDLNDKKSFIKQTRLILKQKPDGILLAPSFIKESIAFVHTCRELNIPYVFINSDIPQQESLCYIGPDLFHSGYLSAHLMSYCVPENAPILILNISREMEDHHHLLRKEEGFRAYFKDKKQSIVKVDLQQTDKSAIARQVAATLTTYPHIQAIFVTNSRVSAVAQYLETAKKKDLVLIGYDYIKENISYLQKGLIDFLICQQPQKQGYHGIMALYQSLVLRTPIDKVHFMPIDIITKENYAFYKN, from the coding sequence ATGAAAGTAAAGCATCACGAACAGCCCCCGGGGGTAAAGGAAATTGCAAGAAGGGCGAATGTATCCATCGCAACGGTAGACAGGGTCATTCATAACAGGCCCGGCGTTTCTACCAAAACCAGAGACAACATAGAACGTATCATCCGGGAGCTAAATTATCAGCCTAATATACTGGCCAGAAGGCTGGCTTCCAGAAGTGTGCTCAAGCTGATATCACTTATCCCAAAAACATCTGTTGAAACTGATTTCTGGGAGGCACCGCTCGCCGGAATCATGCAGGCAGCAGAAGAAATCCGGCAATTTGGTGTGAGTATTGAAAAGTATTTTTTTGACCTGAATGATAAAAAGTCTTTTATTAAACAAACCAGGCTGATACTGAAACAAAAACCAGATGGGATTTTACTGGCGCCTTCCTTTATCAAAGAATCGATCGCATTCGTGCATACCTGCAGGGAATTAAATATTCCGTATGTTTTCATTAATTCAGACATCCCCCAACAGGAAAGCCTTTGCTACATAGGGCCAGACCTGTTTCATAGCGGATATTTAAGTGCACACCTGATGAGTTATTGTGTTCCTGAAAACGCACCTATTCTGATCCTGAATATTTCACGGGAAATGGAAGACCACCACCATTTGCTAAGAAAAGAGGAAGGATTCAGGGCTTATTTTAAAGACAAAAAACAATCCATTGTTAAGGTAGATCTTCAACAAACAGATAAATCTGCTATTGCCCGGCAAGTAGCTGCTACCTTAACTACCTACCCACACATTCAGGCTATTTTCGTCACCAATTCCAGGGTATCAGCAGTAGCTCAATACCTGGAAACGGCGAAGAAAAAAGACCTGGTATTAATCGGGTATGATTATATAAAGGAAAACATTTCCTACCTGCAAAAGGGATTGATAGACTTCCTGATATGCCAGCAACCGCAAAAACAAGGCTATCATGGGATCATGGCTTTATATCAAAGCCTTGTTTTACGTACGCCTATAGATAAAGTACATTTTATGCCTATCGATATAATTACTAAAGAAAACTATGCTTTCTACAAAAACTAA
- a CDS encoding putative oxidoreductase C-terminal domain-containing protein: MKDKTIPLQLVVLAPGHFHAALVQQEMYPGVDSIVQVYAPEGPEVQEYLRLVTGFNNRQHSPTRWVEQVYTGPGYLEKMVAGAPGRVVVIAGNNQLKSTYIRRSIAAGMHVLGDKPMAINAADFDSLKLAFEDARKNKVLLYDIMTERYNIMNILQQELLLRPEVFGVLEKGSLAAPAVVKKSVHHFRKTVAGKGLIRPAWYMDVAQQGEGIVDVTTHLVDLIQWTCFPGQVIDYHKDIKMVTARRWPTGMTLQQYEAITGEQHFPDYLRKDLDKDSVLQVYANGSFDYSIRGIHAQVAVSWAYEALEGGGDTHFSRIRGTKAALEIRQDAAQQYRPALYIVPVDDTPAYEKQLQEQVTLLADKYPGIQLKKVQEGWEVMIPDVYKPGHEALFSRVMKKYLAYIQAGHMPEWEVAGMLAKYYTTTQALALAKKSAP, from the coding sequence ATGAAGGATAAAACTATTCCCTTGCAGTTGGTCGTATTGGCACCAGGGCATTTTCATGCGGCATTGGTGCAGCAGGAAATGTATCCTGGCGTAGACAGTATAGTGCAGGTATATGCACCGGAAGGCCCGGAGGTACAGGAGTATCTGCGGTTGGTAACAGGTTTTAATAACCGGCAACACTCACCTACCAGGTGGGTAGAGCAGGTATATACCGGGCCTGGCTACCTGGAGAAGATGGTAGCTGGCGCACCAGGGCGTGTGGTGGTAATAGCTGGTAATAATCAGCTTAAATCTACCTATATACGCAGGTCAATAGCTGCCGGAATGCATGTGCTGGGAGATAAGCCGATGGCGATAAATGCGGCGGATTTTGATTCTCTGAAGCTGGCCTTTGAAGACGCCCGTAAAAACAAGGTGTTGTTGTATGATATCATGACAGAGCGTTACAATATCATGAATATATTACAGCAGGAATTGCTGCTGCGGCCGGAAGTATTTGGTGTTTTAGAGAAGGGGTCATTGGCAGCACCTGCCGTGGTGAAGAAAAGTGTTCATCATTTCAGGAAAACTGTTGCCGGAAAAGGATTGATCCGGCCAGCCTGGTACATGGATGTAGCCCAGCAAGGCGAAGGCATTGTAGATGTCACTACCCATCTGGTGGATTTGATCCAATGGACCTGTTTTCCCGGGCAGGTAATCGATTACCATAAAGATATAAAGATGGTTACTGCCCGTCGCTGGCCTACCGGCATGACTTTACAGCAATATGAGGCGATAACCGGTGAACAGCATTTTCCTGATTATCTGCGCAAGGACCTCGACAAGGACAGTGTATTACAGGTATATGCAAATGGCAGCTTCGATTATAGTATCAGAGGAATACATGCCCAGGTAGCTGTTAGCTGGGCCTATGAAGCCTTGGAAGGAGGAGGGGATACCCACTTTTCCAGGATCAGGGGAACAAAAGCAGCACTGGAGATCCGTCAGGATGCTGCACAGCAATACCGGCCTGCTTTATATATAGTACCGGTTGATGACACTCCTGCTTATGAAAAACAATTGCAGGAGCAGGTTACTTTGCTTGCAGATAAATATCCGGGAATACAACTGAAGAAAGTACAGGAAGGCTGGGAAGTGATGATCCCGGATGTTTATAAACCAGGACATGAAGCATTGTTTTCCAGGGTGATGAAAAAATACCTGGCGTATATACAGGCAGGACATATGCCGGAGTGGGAAGTGGCCGGTATGCTGGCAAAATATTATACTACCACACAAGCTTTGGCCTTGGCAAAAAAAAGTGCACCATAG
- a CDS encoding Gfo/Idh/MocA family protein — translation MEKSRRAFIKNTVKGTAAIALGGILPGFSAKSYASIMGANDRVKVGMMGVNSRGYALASNYARIPGCEIISVSDVDSRAAEKCIAKVNQIQQKRPVAVPDFRKALENKELDALVVAAPDHWHAPAAILAAKAGKHVYLEKPCSHNPHEGELLVRVAEKYKTVIQMGNQRRSWPNVIAAIREVQAGAIGRAYFAKGWYTNNRESIGEGKEVAVPSWLNYDLWQGPAPRKAFKDNLIHYNWHWFWNWGTGEALNNGTHMIDLMRWGLDVTYPERVSSAGGRYRYKDDWETPDTQVITLEFPNNTSILWEGRSCNGRPVEGSSVGVIFYGDTGSLIIDGNAYTIYDLKNKVVKEVKNEQTIDARNLSNPAEDLDALHLQNFLDGIRKGTALNADILGGHQSTLLCQLGNIALRSGNTLHIDPANGHIKNDAAAMKFWQREYQAGWEPRL, via the coding sequence ATGGAAAAGTCCCGCCGAGCATTCATCAAAAATACGGTAAAAGGCACTGCTGCTATCGCTTTAGGTGGCATATTGCCTGGATTTAGTGCAAAAAGTTACGCCAGCATCATGGGAGCCAATGATCGTGTGAAAGTGGGAATGATGGGGGTTAATTCCAGAGGATATGCATTGGCTTCCAATTACGCCCGTATTCCTGGCTGTGAAATCATATCAGTATCGGATGTAGATAGTCGTGCCGCAGAGAAATGTATTGCAAAAGTGAATCAGATACAGCAGAAACGGCCGGTAGCCGTGCCTGATTTCAGAAAGGCGTTGGAAAATAAGGAACTGGATGCACTGGTGGTAGCAGCTCCGGATCACTGGCATGCTCCCGCAGCTATCCTGGCAGCTAAAGCCGGTAAACATGTATATCTTGAAAAGCCCTGCAGCCATAATCCACATGAAGGGGAATTGCTGGTACGCGTAGCAGAAAAATATAAAACAGTCATTCAGATGGGTAACCAGCGGCGCTCCTGGCCTAATGTTATAGCAGCTATCCGGGAAGTACAGGCGGGTGCTATTGGCAGGGCCTACTTTGCGAAAGGCTGGTATACCAACAACCGGGAGTCTATCGGAGAAGGAAAGGAAGTGGCGGTGCCTTCCTGGCTCAATTATGATCTATGGCAGGGACCAGCCCCCAGGAAAGCATTTAAGGATAACCTGATACATTATAACTGGCATTGGTTCTGGAACTGGGGCACCGGAGAAGCATTGAATAATGGTACGCATATGATAGACCTGATGCGCTGGGGCTTAGACGTTACTTATCCGGAAAGAGTGAGTTCAGCGGGAGGGCGTTACCGTTATAAAGATGATTGGGAAACACCTGATACCCAGGTGATAACGCTGGAATTTCCCAACAATACCAGTATATTATGGGAAGGACGTAGCTGCAACGGCCGGCCGGTAGAAGGCAGCTCTGTAGGCGTGATCTTTTATGGTGATACGGGTTCGCTGATAATAGATGGTAATGCCTACACGATATATGATCTTAAGAATAAGGTGGTCAAAGAAGTGAAGAATGAGCAAACAATTGACGCCCGTAACCTGAGCAACCCTGCTGAAGACCTGGATGCGCTTCATCTGCAGAACTTCCTGGATGGGATCCGTAAGGGCACTGCACTGAATGCTGATATATTGGGTGGGCATCAGAGTACCTTATTATGCCAGCTGGGTAATATTGCACTCCGTTCCGGAAATACACTGCATATTGACCCTGCCAATGGTCATATTAAAAATGATGCGGCTGCTATGAAATTCTGGCAAAGGGAGTATCAGGCCGGATGGGAGCCTAGGCTGTAA